The region CATATCAACGTATTCCTTTGTACGGCGATTGAGTTGTTCCAAGTCGGCTCGTTGTGACGCGGTGAACCGCGTTCCGTCACGACGAAGCTTGCGGTCAAATTTATCCAGGTTGGCAATGTAATCACTGATGGATTCATACTCATCGGCAATACGCAGCTGACGACGTGCCTCTTCGGCGGTAGCGTGAGAAACGCTTCCCGCCGAGAGCAGTCCCGTGATGAACTCGGCGATTTCATCTTGCACGCTATCGAGAATGCGTTCGCGTTGCTTCAGGCGGTCGGCAAGTGACTTGTCCGGCTCTTCGGAATTCATCAGCTCGACCAGCCAGTCCATCATTTTTAAACAGCCATCACCCATCTTCAGCACTTCTTTACGTGATTGTTCGATCGCAAGAAGCGGCGTCTCAAGAATAAGAACATCAAGGTCGGTCAAACGCGGCTTTTCTTTGAACGCAGGGCCAGGCACTGCCCATTCTAGGAAACGAACCATCGGTGTCATCAAAGGCAAAAACAGCAACGTGTTTGCGATGTTAAAAATGCTATGGGTTGCGGCGATCGCCGGGACCACGCCGGGGTAAGTTTCTAGGCCGCCGACTATAGCCGGTTCGAAGGCATCCCCACCCACGATCGATTGGACGAAGTCGATGTACCAATGGAAGATCAGGGTGATCCAAAAAACACCGAAGAGATTGAAAATCACATGAAAATAGGCGACGCGGCGTGCTTGAGTGGTTGTCCCCAGCGATGCCAAAAATGCCGTGATTGTCGTCCCGACGTTCTCGCCGAGTACCAAGGCCGCGGCCGTCGGATAGGAAATCACACCTTGGGTTGCCAACGAGATTGTAATCCCCAGTGTCGCCGAAGAAGACTGAACCATGGTCGTCAAAATGCAACCGACCGCGGCACACTTCAGGACGCCCAGATAGCTGTCGGCATTGAACCTCGCGAACCAGGCTTCAAAGTCAGGCACTTCTTTGATCGTCGCACAGGCATCCTTCATCAGTTCCAGGCCGAAGAAAACCATTCCCGTCCCCATCAAGAACATGGCCCAGTACCGCCATCGATCCTTTTTGGAAAACAAGAACACGAACGCGGAAATGCCCAGCAACGGTAAGCCGTATTTACCGACCTTGAGCACGAGAATCCAACCGGTAATCGTGGTGCCAATGTTGGCTCCCATGATCACGCCGACTCCCTGCGAAAGAGCCATCACCCCGCTGTTCACGAAACCGACAACCATGACCGTCGTGATCGAGCTCGATTGCACGATGCAGGTCACAATGACACCGACCGTGGTGGCGAGGATGCGGTGGTTGGTCACCGCACCGATCAGGCTACGCAAGCTATTTCCGGCAACCGCTTGCATTCCGTCGGACATGTGCTTCATGCCCAGCAAAAAGATGCCCAAGCCGCCAGTGAGCATGAAGAGCATTTCTGTCAAGCTGGAGAATTCCAATGTCGCCTTCCCAATCAGGGGGTGTGTTAAGATTCCGTGAAAGAGACACAGTTTACGGACGGCACGAATGTTTGCAATAAACCCCTCTGAATTGACCAAGCCGCTGCGAGGTCTGATGCGCAGCAGTCGAACGCAGACGGAACGCTCGACGCCCCCGCAGCAAAGCCGTGGTTCGTCAACATTTAGAATTAGGAAAAGCCGGCCGGCGTTTGCCACGGTGTCGGTGCGATCACCGGTACTGACGCCCGACGGCTGACAAGCCGAAACCGGATATTGAATCTAGACGGATCACCAGATTCGAAGAATGGTTGACGTCCCAACGGAAGCCGCCAAGGCATTCGTCAACCGAGCGCTGGTGGTGACGTTGCTTAGTCGCTCACGCGATCGGCTTAAGAATTCCGGATCGCTCTCTCGTCTCCGCTGTCAAGGCTATTACGAAGCTTGCTCTGACAAGATGGTTTTGATCCAGCCGTGCATCTTGCAGCCGCCACCGCAACACCATGTTTGCATGATGTGAAACGGCGCGGTGGTTTTGGTCGCATCGGTAACGATTTTATCGAGCCGCGAACGAAGTTCATCGAGTCGCCTTTCGACTGGTTCCATGACAAGATGAGGCTGATCGATTTGAGCAACATCGCGTTTGAGTTGCTCCGCCTCGGCGTGTGTTTTCTGACTCGACCGAGCGATCAATCGAGTAAACTCGGCCCCTCCCGATTCGATCGTCCAGAACCAATAGGCACGCGAGGAAACAAAGCAAACGGTTGTCGTTTCGGCTCCACCGTCGACGATCGCGATCGCCGGGATGGAATGTTGGGAAGGACGTCCGTTGGCTTCCGGGGAGTCATCCCCTTGAGTTGTTTCGTTAAGCAACTCTTTGAATTCCGTTGCGGCAAAATTTAGTAATGCGATCGGCGCCGCTTGGATCCCGCTGATCGGTAGCCCGGCCGATTCGAGCGATGCGACGAACGGTTCGAGGTGCGATTTTTTTGCCGCGGCAACGAATGACGGTCGACCGAGGGTGTGTTGTTCCTCATCGGGCAGTTCACATAACCATTTGACCATTTCGACTTCGTCAAGTTCAACCGGAATCCGGTCTTCGATCTCGCGTTCGAATAACAACTTCGCTTGCTTGTCGGAAACGGGAGGCAACTGAACAAATCGCGTTACCAGTTCTCGCCCGCGTAAGCTCACCCAAACAGGCACCTCAGAGAGGTCGCGTCCTTCGGTGAATTGCTCGACAGACTCTTTGATCCACGCTTGCTGAAGGTCGCTAGATTTCAGTTGTGCACCGACATTCTCGAATCGCTTCGAAAAGCAATCGACAACTTCGATCGTTCCGTCTTCTTCCGATCGTTGTAGACAGATCGCATGAACGGCGCTTCCGCCCAGGTCAAATCCCCAGCATCGGTTGGTTTTCTTTCGGCGTAGCCGTCCGAGTAAACCTTGCTTGGGTTGATAGAACTGATCGGTGATCGGTGCTTCGCCGAGTCCTTGGAGGGCGAGTCCGATCGCTACATTGAACTCTGCCGCCGCACGCTGCATTTCGTTGTGATCGCAGCCTTTGATGACTGTCGGATAGGCGAGGACATTGAGGTCGCCACCAATCCAGCTTCGTGTTTTTAGTCTGCGGGGCGCAAACAAGCTACGCGGGTCGCCGCGTTCTGCTTTGATCCGTTTGGCAATCGTAGCCAAGGCTTCCTTCGCCTTGGTGTCTTCGGGAGCAAGCTCGTTCCATCGCTTGGCGAGCCGACCGAGCACGGGGGTAGCAAACGGTTCTCCCGAGAACTGTTGTGACATCCATTGTAACTTTTCGGCTTGTTCGACCAACTTGGAATACGCATCGTTTCTTGCCGAAGCAGGCACGCTTTGCAAATAATCGATTGCCGATCGATAGCGATTTTGCTGCAGGCGTCGCTCGGCTTTTTGCCGGAGTTTATCGCCGACTTGTTGTGCCAGTCGCTGATACTTTTGGTTGTCGGGTTGTTGATCGAGAAGCAGGTCGAGGTGCTGGCCGGCGACGACATAATCACGAGCCTCGATCGCCTTCCGCAGTTGGCTGGTCGAGACGTCGAATTGTCGAATGGTCAATTGCGACTTTTCGAGAAACTGTCGCGCTTCGTCGGTCAGCAGCCTTTCTGGAATCGGGGATAGCAAGGCGATGACGCGTTTGTAATCTTCCTGTTCGAACGCGTTTCCCGCGGCGACAATTGATTCAGCCGCGTTGCTTGTCAACTGCGAGGCGATCCGCTCGATCTTAGCGAGTGCCACTTCGGCGTTATGCACCAGTTCGGTGAAGCGGAAGTCAGATTTCTTTGCGATCACTGACGAGAGTAACGAACGGGCGGTGTCATAGTCGGCGGCTTTGGTCGCTTCGACCGCTCTTGCCAGTTTGTCTTCGAACTGTTGCGACTCACGGCGAATCGCCGCTCGCAGGTCTTGTCCGCAGCTGCCGCAGAACGCTTGCGTCAGCAGGACCGGCTTATCACAGCCCTTACATTTTTCGTACAGCGTATGTCCACATCCGGCGCAGTACTGACTGTTGGCATCATTCGGTGTCTGGCATTTCCCGCAAGCGACCATGCCGCTGGGGAGTGAATCGTTCGTACCGGCCAACGTATCTTGTGGAGACAAAGACATGACTAAACTGGTGGCTCGAAAAAGAAACAGTGGGTCAACGCAAACCTCGCGGCAACGTCATCGGCTCGGACATGTCTCCGAAGGTCGATGTGTGCCGACTTGTGAACCGATGGCGCAAGCGGCGGGCCATGCTGTTTGCCCGGCATAGCGACGTGAGGCAAACACTTGCGTATTCGTCGCACGGCCTTCGGTTCGGTTCTCAATCATCATCATCGTCTCGAGACAGTCCGCGAGAACCTTCCACGGCGATCGAAGTCAAACTCTGTGAAATATCGACCCCCAATAGATCGCCAAGCTGAATGCACAGTGAGATCGGACTTGTGCCGGTTGAATCGTGTGCATCTTGTAACCGATTGGTCACGTGGATTTTGTCGAGAGACTCGGGCAACCGATCGACAGCTTTTTCGTACCACTTGACGGCGCGATCTTGGGCTCCTTGACGATAGGCACCGGAGGCTCGTTTACTGAGTTCCCACCATGCATCGCCGATCGCGACTTGACCTCGCGCGGTACCGGCACCTTGCAAGTCCATCCGGGCAACTTCACGCAAGTCGTTTTGTGGTCCGTCGGCGATTAACTGCAGGCCTGTTTTCCAGTCGCCTTTGATAAAACAAGCAAACCGGCCGAAGGCGGCACCGGCGGCGACATTGTCTGGGTCAGACCGATACATGTCCAAGTACTCTTTGGACTCATCGTAATCGCGCTTGGCGAGCCCGAGTTGGCCTCGCAAGCGATTGAGGATCCGTGAGACTTCGTCAAACCGTGCGCCGCCGGTGTAGCGATTGGCAACACGGCAAACCGAAGCGGCTCGCATGTACTCATCATCTCGAATCGCGGTCAAAACAATCGGGACGGTGCGTTCGATCAATTCGTCACCGTCGATCGTTTTTTCACTTCGTGACGCGGTCGATTCACCGAAGGCCTGGAACCACTTCAGGTTTTCCTCGAGCGCGTCGACTTCGAATTGGGCGACACGCTGATCGACGCCTTGAAGCAGTTGGGCTGTGTCCTCGGCATCGATGGCCATTCGGATCGCCGCTTGCTGTAGTGCGAACGCACCGGCCGGGTCACTCGTCATCTCGCCGGCTAACTGTAGAAACTCGCGAGCGAGTTTGACCTTGTCGCCCGAAGTTTTGGCATCGCGGATTTTATCTGCGAAGAGTTTCTTGAGGCGTTCCTGGGCCGAGCGGAGTTCGATCACGTTCGGGACCGGCGTACGAGCATACTCTTTTTCTTCGACAAGCGGTCGATCGATGATTGTCGAGTCTGCGCTCATCAACGCTTGATCAATCGAAGTGATTTCGTCCGTCTGACTGGTCATGATCTCGTTGCCGATCGCCGTTTCACCGTTCGCATCTTCGAAAGAGATCGTTTGATGAATCTGGCCGGCAGTGAAATCGTTATCATTACCGACAAAAAATGCATCTTCGATTAGGCGTTTGTCGGTACTTTTGCCAATGAAGGTTGGCAACCCGTTGGCCCACATCGCGATGAAGCCTTCGCCCCGCTTTCGGAAAAAGAAATTGTCGAGCGAAGCGACCGTGTTACCCGTCGGAAAAAACTCAGCCGGTTCGGTCCATTCTGGTGCGTTGGAATCGTCGATTTCGACTAAGAGCAACGTGTTTGCGGATCCGTCCTGGATCACACTCGGGTCTAAACCGGTTTTCGGAAAGAAAGGGGACGAATCGCCCGAGACACCGACGATGTTGGTGCGGGTGCCTGAACCGGTGATGTACTCTTCAGGGATGTACTGCAGTAGTTCCTTATTACTACCAAGGTTCCAAGGTTTGGAACGATCAAACTTGTCATATAGTTCTGGATACCCGAGGTAGGGCAGTAGCTCGACCCGCCATGAATAAATGTCGATTCCCGCTTCGTTCTGAATTGTCGGTGGTGGGAACCGGGATTGATGGTCTGCGGCGTACTTTTCAAGGGCCTCAAAGATTTTGATCATATTCTCGACTGTCCGGCGACGACTCTCGCCGTCGGACAGTTCCGCAGCGGGAAGTCGCTCCGAAAGAGGCTTGATACCGATTTGTTCGGCTAACGATTGAGGTGTCTTGGACTCAGGGTCGGCCGTCGCCAGGTCCTTCGCTGTATCGCCTGTTGGGATCGACGCTGATGACGAGGTAACGTTGCTAACCAATGCCGCGGTTTGCGGTTCAGGTTGCGATCGCTTGGCAACCTGGGTGGTCGCGGGCTGAGGCCGGACC is a window of Roseiconus lacunae DNA encoding:
- a CDS encoding Na/Pi cotransporter family protein, with the translated sequence MLFMLTGGLGIFLLGMKHMSDGMQAVAGNSLRSLIGAVTNHRILATTVGVIVTCIVQSSSITTVMVVGFVNSGVMALSQGVGVIMGANIGTTITGWILVLKVGKYGLPLLGISAFVFLFSKKDRWRYWAMFLMGTGMVFFGLELMKDACATIKEVPDFEAWFARFNADSYLGVLKCAAVGCILTTMVQSSSATLGITISLATQGVISYPTAAALVLGENVGTTITAFLASLGTTTQARRVAYFHVIFNLFGVFWITLIFHWYIDFVQSIVGGDAFEPAIVGGLETYPGVVPAIAATHSIFNIANTLLFLPLMTPMVRFLEWAVPGPAFKEKPRLTDLDVLILETPLLAIEQSRKEVLKMGDGCLKMMDWLVELMNSEEPDKSLADRLKQRERILDSVQDEIAEFITGLLSAGSVSHATAEEARRQLRIADEYESISDYIANLDKFDRKLRRDGTRFTASQRADLEQLNRRTKEYVDMVHEGLAKDNRNVLAATSAAAKRIRSEVKSLRRKHLNELSSGPMEPVVSVAFLAALNAYNRVRDHAQNIAETVAAEKTNS
- the pilM gene encoding pilus assembly protein PilM codes for the protein MSLSPQDTLAGTNDSLPSGMVACGKCQTPNDANSQYCAGCGHTLYEKCKGCDKPVLLTQAFCGSCGQDLRAAIRRESQQFEDKLARAVEATKAADYDTARSLLSSVIAKKSDFRFTELVHNAEVALAKIERIASQLTSNAAESIVAAGNAFEQEDYKRVIALLSPIPERLLTDEARQFLEKSQLTIRQFDVSTSQLRKAIEARDYVVAGQHLDLLLDQQPDNQKYQRLAQQVGDKLRQKAERRLQQNRYRSAIDYLQSVPASARNDAYSKLVEQAEKLQWMSQQFSGEPFATPVLGRLAKRWNELAPEDTKAKEALATIAKRIKAERGDPRSLFAPRRLKTRSWIGGDLNVLAYPTVIKGCDHNEMQRAAAEFNVAIGLALQGLGEAPITDQFYQPKQGLLGRLRRKKTNRCWGFDLGGSAVHAICLQRSEEDGTIEVVDCFSKRFENVGAQLKSSDLQQAWIKESVEQFTEGRDLSEVPVWVSLRGRELVTRFVQLPPVSDKQAKLLFEREIEDRIPVELDEVEMVKWLCELPDEEQHTLGRPSFVAAAKKSHLEPFVASLESAGLPISGIQAAPIALLNFAATEFKELLNETTQGDDSPEANGRPSQHSIPAIAIVDGGAETTTVCFVSSRAYWFWTIESGGAEFTRLIARSSQKTHAEAEQLKRDVAQIDQPHLVMEPVERRLDELRSRLDKIVTDATKTTAPFHIMQTWCCGGGCKMHGWIKTILSEQAS
- a CDS encoding DUF1559 family PulG-like putative transporter gives rise to the protein MSLRELVRQVMPRTILIKCMCVGGLLAAMALLPGCSSDTDDLFMKAAARPRGNPTADATPEVDPQKASPQTAQSDSTPSPQVRPQPATTQVAKRSQPEPQTAALVSNVTSSSASIPTGDTAKDLATADPESKTPQSLAEQIGIKPLSERLPAAELSDGESRRRTVENMIKIFEALEKYAADHQSRFPPPTIQNEAGIDIYSWRVELLPYLGYPELYDKFDRSKPWNLGSNKELLQYIPEEYITGSGTRTNIVGVSGDSSPFFPKTGLDPSVIQDGSANTLLLVEIDDSNAPEWTEPAEFFPTGNTVASLDNFFFRKRGEGFIAMWANGLPTFIGKSTDKRLIEDAFFVGNDNDFTAGQIHQTISFEDANGETAIGNEIMTSQTDEITSIDQALMSADSTIIDRPLVEEKEYARTPVPNVIELRSAQERLKKLFADKIRDAKTSGDKVKLAREFLQLAGEMTSDPAGAFALQQAAIRMAIDAEDTAQLLQGVDQRVAQFEVDALEENLKWFQAFGESTASRSEKTIDGDELIERTVPIVLTAIRDDEYMRAASVCRVANRYTGGARFDEVSRILNRLRGQLGLAKRDYDESKEYLDMYRSDPDNVAAGAAFGRFACFIKGDWKTGLQLIADGPQNDLREVARMDLQGAGTARGQVAIGDAWWELSKRASGAYRQGAQDRAVKWYEKAVDRLPESLDKIHVTNRLQDAHDSTGTSPISLCIQLGDLLGVDISQSLTSIAVEGSRGLSRDDDDD